From Hymenobacter sedentarius, a single genomic window includes:
- a CDS encoding propionyl-CoA synthetase, with translation MKPACSYAATHAASLADPAAFWLRQAAHLHWDTPPTRPLSQDAQGFYRWFEGGELNTSFLCLDYHVQHGRGAQPALIYDSPVTNTLRTYTYAELLDMTERFAGGLRAIGVGLGDRVIIYMPNMPEAVVAMLACARIGAVHSVVFGGFAPHELAVRIDDAKPHAIICASGGMEFDRIIPYKPLVDEAVAKATHKPAHVVVCQRDFVTATLQPGRDLDYRKLLQAPPIAALPVPATHPLYILYTSGTTGRPKGVLRDHGGHAVALRFSMEAIYDLAPGEVMFTASDIGWAVGHSYIVYGPLLRGCTTVLYEGKPVRTPDAGAFWRIVAQHRARVMFTAPTAIRAIKKEDPEGRLAHKYELSCLRHLFLAGERCDPATFAWAQQVLGVPVVDHWWQTESGWPMLATLVGLEGMPPPRPGSAGHPVPGYDVQILDEAGEPVTAGTTGLVAVKLPLPPGCFPTLWNDDARFHEAYLATFPGYYLSGDGGYRDSEGYCYIMGRVDDVINVAGHRLSTGEMEEILAAHPAVAECAVLGIADSLRGQVPVGLVVLKDGQTIGEEALEKELVATVRARIGPLACFRTVLVVKRLPKTRSGKILRKTLRQLADGEAFAVPSTIDDPLILDEIRAGLQRRAVGLAYEASHPSQ, from the coding sequence ATGAAACCTGCTTGTTCTTACGCCGCGACGCATGCCGCCAGCCTGGCCGATCCCGCCGCGTTTTGGCTCAGGCAGGCCGCCCACCTGCACTGGGATACGCCGCCCACGCGGCCGCTATCCCAGGATGCCCAGGGCTTTTACCGCTGGTTTGAGGGTGGAGAGCTGAATACCTCGTTTCTCTGTCTCGACTACCATGTGCAGCACGGCCGCGGCGCCCAGCCGGCCCTTATTTACGACTCGCCCGTGACCAATACCCTGCGCACCTACACCTACGCCGAGCTGCTAGACATGACCGAGCGGTTTGCTGGGGGGCTGCGCGCCATTGGGGTGGGGCTGGGCGACCGGGTTATCATTTACATGCCCAACATGCCGGAGGCCGTGGTGGCCATGCTGGCCTGTGCGCGCATCGGGGCCGTGCACTCAGTGGTGTTTGGGGGCTTTGCCCCGCACGAGCTAGCCGTGCGCATCGACGATGCCAAGCCGCATGCCATCATCTGCGCGTCGGGCGGCATGGAGTTCGACCGCATCATCCCCTACAAGCCGCTCGTGGACGAAGCCGTGGCCAAAGCGACTCATAAACCAGCCCACGTGGTGGTGTGCCAGCGCGACTTTGTAACGGCCACCCTGCAGCCCGGCCGCGACCTTGACTATCGAAAATTGCTGCAGGCCCCGCCCATTGCGGCGCTGCCCGTGCCGGCCACGCACCCGCTCTACATCCTGTATACCAGCGGTACCACGGGCCGGCCCAAGGGCGTGCTGCGCGACCATGGCGGGCACGCCGTGGCCCTGCGCTTCAGCATGGAGGCGATTTATGACCTGGCGCCCGGCGAGGTCATGTTCACCGCCTCGGATATAGGCTGGGCGGTGGGGCATTCCTACATTGTATATGGGCCGCTGCTCCGGGGCTGCACCACGGTGCTGTATGAGGGCAAACCCGTGCGCACGCCCGATGCCGGCGCGTTCTGGCGCATCGTGGCGCAGCACCGCGCTCGGGTCATGTTCACGGCGCCCACCGCCATCCGGGCCATCAAAAAAGAAGACCCCGAGGGCCGGCTGGCCCATAAATACGAACTGAGCTGCCTGCGCCACCTGTTTCTGGCCGGCGAGCGCTGCGACCCCGCCACCTTCGCCTGGGCCCAGCAGGTGCTGGGCGTGCCCGTGGTCGACCATTGGTGGCAAACCGAATCGGGCTGGCCCATGCTGGCCACGCTGGTGGGCCTGGAGGGCATGCCACCGCCCCGGCCCGGCAGCGCCGGCCACCCCGTGCCGGGCTACGATGTGCAGATTTTGGACGAGGCCGGCGAGCCCGTAACCGCCGGAACCACTGGCCTGGTAGCCGTGAAGCTGCCGCTGCCTCCCGGCTGCTTCCCCACGCTGTGGAACGACGATGCCCGCTTCCACGAAGCCTACCTGGCCACCTTCCCGGGCTACTACCTAAGCGGCGACGGCGGCTACCGCGACAGCGAGGGCTACTGCTACATCATGGGCCGCGTCGACGACGTTATCAACGTGGCCGGCCACCGGCTGAGCACCGGCGAAATGGAGGAGATACTGGCCGCGCACCCCGCCGTGGCCGAGTGCGCCGTGCTCGGCATTGCCGACAGCCTGCGCGGGCAGGTGCCCGTGGGGCTGGTGGTGCTGAAAGATGGCCAGACGATAGGAGAGGAGGCCTTGGAAAAAGAGCTGGTGGCCACCGTGCGGGCCCGTATCGGGCCGCTGGCCTGCTTCCGAACGGTGCTGGTGGTGAAACGCCTGCCCAAAACCCGGTCCGGCAAAATCCTGCGCAAAACCCTGCGCCAGCTGGCCGATGGCGAAGCTTTCGCCGTGCCCTCCACCATCGACGACCCGCTTATTCTGGATGAAATTCGGGCGGGTCTGCAGCGGCGCGCAGTTGGGCTGGCGTACGAAGCCAGCCATCCATCCCAATGA
- a CDS encoding response regulator transcription factor produces the protein MKVPHILIVDDEPNIVMSLEFLMRKNGYQVGIARNGTEALAAIAHTPYDLVLLDVMMPDVDGYQVCQQLRARPDAVGTKVIFLSAKSRDADVKKGYDVGADLYIPKPFSTRQLMEKVRELLAIAV, from the coding sequence ATGAAAGTCCCCCACATTCTGATTGTTGATGACGAGCCCAACATCGTCATGTCCCTGGAATTCTTGATGCGCAAAAACGGCTACCAGGTCGGCATTGCCCGCAACGGCACCGAGGCCCTGGCCGCCATCGCCCACACGCCCTACGACCTCGTGCTGCTCGATGTGATGATGCCCGATGTGGACGGCTACCAGGTGTGCCAGCAGCTCCGCGCCCGGCCCGATGCCGTGGGCACGAAAGTAATTTTCCTGTCGGCCAAAAGCCGCGATGCCGACGTGAAGAAGGGCTATGATGTGGGAGCCGATTTGTATATTCCCAAACCGTTCAGTACCCGCCAGTTAATGGAAAAAGTGCGCGAGCTCCTCGCTATTGCTGTGTAA